The genomic window TGCGGGAGCGGCGAGCGACGGTGTCGGTCGCGCCAGGCGGAGGCGAGTCGAGGTGGCGTGGTGCTGCGTCTGCCGAAGTGCGGTAGGTACGGCGTCGATCGCGGCGGGCTGCGTCGAGGCAGGATCGACGGTGCGTCCACCTAAGTGCGGCGCGGGGAGGGCGGCGGGCTGCGTCGAGGCTTGGAGCCGCAGCGGGCCCGGCGGTGATCGCGGCGGCCGTCGACGGCGTGCGTTGCGGTGGCGGTGGCCGGGCTGCGTCGATCGCCCCGGCGCGACCGCCATCTTCGGGTGCTTCCGTCTGCTTGCGGAGTCTGCAGAGTGGCAGACGGTCCGGCTGTCGGCCGCTTTGCCTGCCGTGCTCCAGAGCGCCGGCGTTCCTATTGCCGTTTGCTCGGCAGCGCCCTTGTCCCGAGTGTTCGAGGTTCCTCGCCGCCTCGGCCCCCGCGCGCTTGTCCTCGACCGGGCAGGTTGCGCAGTCCCCGGTGGCACACCCGTGGCGCTCGAAATCGACGGGAGTGAAATGGTGGCTGTGGGTGGGGTTGGAGGCGCCATTTCTCTCCCGTGAGATCCATTTGACTACCGTCGATAGAGAAATGGTGGTTGGGGGGTCGGTCGCAATCGGCTGTCGGATCGAGCGGGGTGGGGTGAGGGGGTACGGTCAGCACAGAGTGAGCGAGGAGGGTGTCGAGGATGGCGCGGTGGGTAGTGGCGTTGGGGGCGGCGGGGGTCGCGCTCGCGGCGCTGTCCGGGTGCGCCGAGACGGGGAAGTTCGTGCCGTCCAGCGCGGTGGTGAGTTCGGTGCCCGCTCCGAATCCGGAGCAGGAGCGCAATCGGCGCATCCACGAGCGACTGCTCGAACTCGGCTGTACGACCAACAGCTGCATCCAGACGTATTTCGCCTGTATGGACGGGTATCTGACCGGCGAGGCGTGCGAGTTCTACCGGGAGCATCCGCCGGAGCCGTGAAAATCTCTGGCAGGGCGCTCGGGACCCGCTTTCGGCGGCCCGCCGAAGCGCCCCTCGGCAAGCGCCTCGCCGAAGCGCCCCTCGGCAAGCGGCCCGCCGGAGCGCGCCTCGGCAAGCGCCCCGCCGGAGCGCGCCTCGGCAAGCGCCCCGCCGGAGCGCGCCTCGGCAAGCGCCCCGCCGAAGCGCGCCTCGACAAGCGGCCCGCCGGAGCGCCCCTCGGCAAGCGCCCCGCCGAAGCGCCCCTCGGGCCGGTCGAAAGCCCTCGCCGAGCGGCCGAACTCGTCGACTCGTCGATACGCAAAAGTCCGTCGCCAACCCCGGCTGAGCGGGATTGCGACGGACTTCCGATGGGCGGTCGGACCGAGCGGTGGCGAAGTAGCCCCGTCGGTCAGGCAGGCTGCAACTGCCCGGCCGAAACTGCGGGCCGCACGACCAGCTCACTACGCGACTCCGCCGCGAACACCGCGACCCAACCCCACGCCAGCAACGAGGCGATCGGGAAGGTGATGCTGGTCAGCGCCGGAATCGAGGCCGGAAGCACCACGTACACCACGGCGATCACGATGCTGAGCACAGCCGCGCCGGTGCGCTGCTCGGCGCGGAACCGCCGCGCCATGATCACGAGGACGGCGACCAGCGCCAGCCCGGCGACAGCAGCGGACACGCCGTGCAGCGTGCCGTGCCAGGTCATCGCCTCGGCGGCGCCCGCCGGGTAACCCTGATACGGGTCACAGACGAAGACGCCCGCCCCGATCATCCCGGCGGCGAACACCCCGACCAGCCGCGAGATCCAGGTTCGTCCGATTCCGGTGGTGAGACCGCGACGCAGCCCCACCGCGACGAGCGCGAACAGCGCGCCGGTCACCAGGAAGTTGGCGATCTGGATCCAGCCGAGCGGGCCGAGCGCCAGTTGGCTGATCATGTGCTCGCGCAGGTCGAATCCGTCCTTGGTGAACGCTTGGGCCAGCGCCACGACGAAGAACATCGGAGTGGCGAGAATGCCTGCGGCCAAGAGCTTTTCGGTCTTCATGGGGTTCTCCTCAGCGGGTTGCCTCGGCCGCGTCGGGCCGTCACGCGTGTAGACGGAACCCCGCCCGCGAATTCATCGCTGCGCCGGATTCATGGCTGCGCGATGCTGTGCCCTTTTCAGTGCTGCGTCCTGGTGAGGAATTCACCCGCCGCCGGGGCGAGGATGTCGATCTTCGGATCGTGGCTGAGTTTCGCCAGCTCCCGGTGCTCGGCATCGGGCAGCACCGCCGCGATCGCCTTGGCGCCGTTCTTCAGCATCGCGGCACTGTCGGCGCCCGAGATGACCAATGTCGGCACCGTCACGCCAGACCAGTCGGCCGCGCGCAGCTTCTCACCGCGCATGTACGGGTGCATCACCGCCCAGTCGTGCGCGGTGGAGTTCGCCGTCGCCTTCAGGTTCTTCCAGAACGGCGTGACGCGCATGGCCGTCACCATCGTCCACGGCACGCCCATGGCCTTGGACATGTAGAACCGCACCGTCTTGTCGCGTTTGTCGGCGGCGATCAGCTCGTGCAGCCGGACGTCCAAGTCCGCGGGCGGAACGTGCCCGGACCGATCGACCACGAACGGCGGCTCGAACGCCACGACCTTCGTCACGCCGGGCACTCGACCCGAACCCGCGGCGAGCAGCGCCAGTACCGCGCCCGAAGACCACCCGAACAGCGCCGCCGACCCGCCCGCCGCCTGGACCAGCGCCGCGATGTCCTCGATCTCGTTGGTCACGTCGTAGACGCCCGGCGAGTCCCCGCTGTCGCCGCGACCCCGACGGTCGTAGTCGACGACGGTCAAGCCGTACTTCTCGGCCAACGCCTCCGACAGTTGCACCATCTTCGGGAACGTCCGGTACCCGAACGCGCCGCCGATCAGGATCACCGTCCCGGCCGTGCCGTCGCCGATGCGATCGAACGCGATCGTCGTCCCGTCCGCCGAAGTGACCGTCTCCATGTATGCGCTCCCTTTCGCTCAGCCGTTGGACGGCGCACCGAACCCATCGCAACCCGCAACGCTATCCGCCGCGGGTGGGAACAACGCCGCCGGAACCCGTCTCCGCGAAGCATGCCGCGCAATTCCGCCTCTCGAGCTGCTCCGTGATGTGTCGCGGCAAGCACCTACCGCCGACTGGATCGCCGCAGCCTCCCGCCCGGCTGACGGACCGCGAGGTCGAAGGCCGATTCCGGGTCCGGCAGAGAATCCGCGGGTTGACCTGGAAGCCTTCGCAGCGGCGCCCGCTTGGCCTGCTCGGTTTCGTGCTGTGGCGCACAGCGCTTTCGCGCGCATCAAGCCGACCTCTCGGCGGCAGAACGCACCCACCCGGCGATGCGGCTACCGCCACCAATCGACGGGACCGCCCGCAGCCCGGCGGGCATTCGCGAGTTCCGCGAGTAATCAGCAGACTCCGCCGACCGCCGCGGCAGTTGCCCGCACATGGCACCGCCGTCCCGCCGAGCCGACACCACCGCACGGCGCATGCCCCGTCTCAGAACAACGTCGGCTCCCCGAACCCCGGCGTGCGCTCGATCTCCAGCAGGCGCTCCTTGGTGGAGATGCCGCCCGGTGCGGAGAACCCGTGCAGCGCGTTGTCCGCGGCGAGCACCCGGTGGCACGGAATGACGAGGGGAATCGGGTTGCGCCCCAGTGCTTGTCCGACCGCCTGTGCGCCGCCGGGCGCGCCGACGCGGTTCGCGACCTGGCCGTAGCTGAGGGTGTGGCCGGGGTCGATGGCGCGGGTCACCGCGTAGACCGCGCGGTGGAACTCCGGGATCGCGCTGGTGTCCAGTGGAATCCAGCGCAGATCGTCCAGTTCCCCCGCGAGGTGCGCGCGAATGCCCGCGATGGCCTCGGCGATCACGGCGGTCGGCTCGCCTTCCGGCACCTCGCTGCCCGCACGCCACCGGGTGATGCGGGCGCGGGTCGCCGCCTGGTCCGCCTCGGGCAGTTGGAAGCGGAACACGGCGTCGCCGCTCCACGCGATCGCGCAGACGCCGATCGTGGTGTCGAACAGCGCCGCGGCGGCCTGGCGAGCGGACACACTCATACCGTCAGTGTGCACTGCGGCACCGACAAATCCGGCGGCAGCCGTCGATCAGGCCAGTTTTCGAGAACTGGCCTGGATGTCGCTTCGGCAGACGCCTGGGCTCCGTCGGAGGTGGGCAACCTGCGCCGTCGTCGTCGGCGAAACCTTTGATTCCCGCTTTCCGGCGCGGCCGTCGGTGGCGGCCCGGGTTTGCGAATCCTTCGGCCGCGGCTCGTCGGCGCGGCCGTGAATCGCCGCCAAATCCGAGTATTGCCGCTGCTCTTCGTAGCGCGAGAAGCCGGCGTCGGTGAGCGACCCGAGCGGCCGGAAACGCTCGAGTTCGAACAGGTCCTTGGTCCTGTTCGGCGCGTAGTGGTAGATCGCGTAGCAGAATGCGGTGACGACGAGGAAGGTGAGCAGAGCGGTCATACTGGACACGTTCCGCCAACTGGCCTTGCCAATAAATATCCAATCCCTCAATACTGGACTGTATGGCGACACGAGTGATCGGCGCGGCCAGCCTGGCGCGCGACTTGGGCAACTGGCGCAGCGCCGGTGACGACGATCCGGCGCGGCGTGCGGCCCGCCCGGCGTACCTGGCACTGGCCGAAGGGATCCGGCTGCTCATCCACGACGGGCGCGCGCCGCTCGGCGTCGCATTGCCCAGCGAGCGCGACCTCGCCGCCACCCTCGGCGTCAGCCGGACCACCATCACGTCCACCTACGCGCTGCTGCGCGAACACGGCTACCTGATCAGCCGTCAGGGTTCGCGCAGCACCGTGGCCCTGCCACCGGCCGTGCCGCACGACGGCACCAAACCGGCGCGCAGCATCCTGGCGCTGATGGCGCAGCCCGAGTTGACCACCATCGACATGACCTACGCCGCGATGGCCGCGCCGCCCGAGATGCAGGACGCGTATTCCGCAGCGCTGCAAGGAATTCCGGCCTATCTCGGCACCCACGGCATGGATCCGGTCGGCGTGCTCGCGCTACGCGAGGCGGTGGCCCGCCGGTACACCGAGCGCGGACTGCCCACCGAGCCCGATCAGATCCTCATCACCCTCGGCGCCCAGCACGGTCTGCGCCTGCTGCTCAACGTGCTCACGGCGCCGGCCGCGCGGGTGCTGATCGATCACCCGACCTACCCGAACGCCATCGAGGCCATCCGCGATGTCGGCGCGCGTCCCGTCCCGGTGCCGCTGCTGCCGGAGAGCCCGCACTCGGGCTGGGATCTGGACGGAATCCGCAGCGCCGCAAGGCAAACCGCCGCCACCTTGGCCTACCTGGTGCCGGACTTCAACAACCCGACCGGCATGCTGCTCGACGCCGACGGGCGCGCGGAGCTGGCCGCCATCGCCCGCGAGACCCGCATGACGGTCGTCGTCGACGAGTCGATGGTAGACCTGGGCCTGGATGTGGACACCCTGCCGCCCCCGGTCGCCGCGTTCGCCAAGAATTCCGAGATCGTCACCATCGGTTCGGCTTCCAAGTCGTTCTGGGGTGGTCTGCGCGTCGGCTGGGTTCGCACCAACCAGACGCTGATCACCAAGCTGCTCGGCATCCGCTCCACCGTCGACCTCGGCACCCCGGTGATGGACCAGCTCGCCACGGTGCACCTGCTGGAGAACGCCGACACCATTCTCGACCGTCGCCGCGACCAATTGCGTTGCCAGCGCGCGGCTTTGCTCGCCGCACTGGCCGAGGAGCTGCCGGACTGGCGGGTGAGCGCGGGCGTCGGCGGGATGTCGGTCTGGGCGCAGCTGCCCGCTCCGGTCTCCACCGCGCTCGCCGCCACCGCGCCCAACCACGGCGTATTGCTCGCCGCCGGACCGCGTTTCGGTGTCCAGGGTGCTTTCGAGCGGTTCCTGCGGCTGCCGTTCACCCACCAGGAGGCCGAACTGCGGTTGGCGGTGAAGGCGGTCGCCTCAGCCTACGAAGGGCTCACCCCGCGCGCGGCCGACCCGCTGAATCCCCTTACCTGCTACTGATTCGTTGGAAAGCGAAAGCCCCGTGGCCATTTGGACCACGGGGCATCCGTCGACGAAAATCAGTCCGCCCAAACGGATTCGATCGGCGTCGCCTCGGTCGGCGGCGGAGTCGGGATGGCCGCCGGGGTGCGCGAGAAACGCGGGGCGGGCGCGTGCTGCACCACGCCGTCGATGTCGACGAGACCGTTGCGCGCGGCGATGTGCGCGTTCTCGGTGGCCTCGGTGAGCGTGAGCACCGGGGTGGTGCACGCGTCGGTGCCCTCGAAGATCGCCGCCCACTCGTCGCGGGTCTTGGTCTTGAACTTCTCCGCGAACAGCTTCTTCAGCTGGTCCTGACCGTTCGGATCGATCTGCATCGGCAGGCCTTCGGGATCGATCTCCAGGCCCTTCAGCAGCTCGGCGTAGAACTGCGGCTCGATCGCGCCGACGGCCATGTACTTGCCGTCGGAGGTCTCGTAGGTGTCGTAGAAGGCCATGCCGGTGTCGAGCAGGTTGGTGCCGCGCTCGTCGGACCACAGGCCGACGCCGCGCATACCCCAGATCATGTGCGAAAGGGCAAGCGCGCCATCGATCATCGCGGCGTCGATCACCTGGCCCTTGCCCGAGTTCTGCCGTTCCACCAGCGCGGCGAGGATGCCGAACACGAGGAACATCGAGCCGCCGCCGAAGTCGCCGACCATGTTCAGCGGCGGTACCGGGCGTTCGCCCTTGCGGCCGATCGCGTTCAGCACGCCGGTCAGCGAGATGTAGTTGATGTCGTGGCCCGCGCGGTCGGCCAGCGGGCCGTCCTGACCCCAGCCGGTCATCCGGCCGTAGACCAGCCGCGGATTGCGCGCCAGCGCCTCGTCGGGGCCGAGACCCATGCGCTCGGTGACGCCGGGGCGGAAGCCTTCGATCAGCACGTCGGCCTTCTCGATCAACCCGAGAACCCTCTCGATGTCGGCCGGATCCTTGAGGTTCGCCTCGACGATGGTCCGCCCGCGCCACTGCGGACGCTCCATGAACCCGGGCAGCATGTTCGGCCGCTGCACCCGCACCACGTCGGCGCCGAGGTCGGCCAGCAACAGCGCGGCGTGCGGACCGGGGCCGATACCGGCCAGCTCGACAACTTTGATGCCCGCGAGCGGGCCCTGCTTGGTGGCGGTGGATGGTGTGGTCACGCCCTACCTCGGTTCGTCGTTGATCCCTGCGCACCGCCGGGCGGTGCGGTCCCCCGGGCAGCGCCCGCGGATGTATTGACAGTATGACAATAACGCCGCCGATCGGAACCCTCCGTCGTGCACCGCAGCGCGGGGTCGGCGAGAATCCAAGCAGCGTGCCGATGCGGGAAGCGTCGAGGAGCTAGCGATCCGAGCGTCAGTGTCCCCACGCGGATGTCAGAGCAGGGCGTCGGTGAGGTCGCGGCCTCAGCGGGTGGGGAATGGCGGCCGCAGGAAGCGGCTGGCTGGCCTCGTACGTGATTGGGCAGTGCCCGCCGACTTGCCCGACATGACCTCAGTCGCGGTCCAACCGGGCTGCACGCCGGAATTTCATTTCTGAACCGGTCGTAAGAATGGCTCTACTCCCGCAACGTGAACCGGCGCGAGCAGAGTTTCTGGATAGACCACTTTTGTGCGCGGTGTCATGAAGTCCAACGCACGGTCGTTCGGAAAAAACCAATGGACTGCCTGGACGGGCCTTTCGGCTTTGACGAACAGATAGTACGCGGCATGTGGTGTATCATCGCCGTACGCGGGAGGTAGATTTTCCCAGCAAGTATCGGAAATACCGGTATCCGCATTCAATGCCGGAGTTTTGGTGCCAGGAAAGACTACGACCATCCGGTCCCAGTCGTCTTTCAAACCCGCAGCCCGTGTGACATCCCGCATCGCTACGGGGTCCGAACCCAACGCCGCAGTTCTCGCCGCATTCAGTAGCCCGGCGCCGTTACCCAGGGATCCTTGTGTCGCCCTGAAATCGAACGACGACGGGCAGCTCGGGACAGCGTGCGGCTGATTCGGCCCACATCCGGAGATCAGCGCAGCGCACACCAACATCAGCCCTGGCCACGCACACGCGGTCTTCGACGCGCGACGCATGTCACTTGCTCCCCGGAAGTGGAAT from Nocardia bhagyanarayanae includes these protein-coding regions:
- a CDS encoding CaiB/BaiF CoA transferase family protein; its protein translation is MTTPSTATKQGPLAGIKVVELAGIGPGPHAALLLADLGADVVRVQRPNMLPGFMERPQWRGRTIVEANLKDPADIERVLGLIEKADVLIEGFRPGVTERMGLGPDEALARNPRLVYGRMTGWGQDGPLADRAGHDINYISLTGVLNAIGRKGERPVPPLNMVGDFGGGSMFLVFGILAALVERQNSGKGQVIDAAMIDGALALSHMIWGMRGVGLWSDERGTNLLDTGMAFYDTYETSDGKYMAVGAIEPQFYAELLKGLEIDPEGLPMQIDPNGQDQLKKLFAEKFKTKTRDEWAAIFEGTDACTTPVLTLTEATENAHIAARNGLVDIDGVVQHAPAPRFSRTPAAIPTPPPTEATPIESVWAD
- a CDS encoding methylated-DNA--[protein]-cysteine S-methyltransferase; amino-acid sequence: MSVSARQAAAALFDTTIGVCAIAWSGDAVFRFQLPEADQAATRARITRWRAGSEVPEGEPTAVIAEAIAGIRAHLAGELDDLRWIPLDTSAIPEFHRAVYAVTRAIDPGHTLSYGQVANRVGAPGGAQAVGQALGRNPIPLVIPCHRVLAADNALHGFSAPGGISTKERLLEIERTPGFGEPTLF
- a CDS encoding alpha/beta fold hydrolase, which codes for METVTSADGTTIAFDRIGDGTAGTVILIGGAFGYRTFPKMVQLSEALAEKYGLTVVDYDRRGRGDSGDSPGVYDVTNEIEDIAALVQAAGGSAALFGWSSGAVLALLAAGSGRVPGVTKVVAFEPPFVVDRSGHVPPADLDVRLHELIAADKRDKTVRFYMSKAMGVPWTMVTAMRVTPFWKNLKATANSTAHDWAVMHPYMRGEKLRAADWSGVTVPTLVISGADSAAMLKNGAKAIAAVLPDAEHRELAKLSHDPKIDILAPAAGEFLTRTQH
- a CDS encoding PLP-dependent aminotransferase family protein; the protein is MATRVIGAASLARDLGNWRSAGDDDPARRAARPAYLALAEGIRLLIHDGRAPLGVALPSERDLAATLGVSRTTITSTYALLREHGYLISRQGSRSTVALPPAVPHDGTKPARSILALMAQPELTTIDMTYAAMAAPPEMQDAYSAALQGIPAYLGTHGMDPVGVLALREAVARRYTERGLPTEPDQILITLGAQHGLRLLLNVLTAPAARVLIDHPTYPNAIEAIRDVGARPVPVPLLPESPHSGWDLDGIRSAARQTAATLAYLVPDFNNPTGMLLDADGRAELAAIARETRMTVVVDESMVDLGLDVDTLPPPVAAFAKNSEIVTIGSASKSFWGGLRVGWVRTNQTLITKLLGIRSTVDLGTPVMDQLATVHLLENADTILDRRRDQLRCQRAALLAALAEELPDWRVSAGVGGMSVWAQLPAPVSTALAATAPNHGVLLAAGPRFGVQGAFERFLRLPFTHQEAELRLAVKAVASAYEGLTPRAADPLNPLTCY
- a CDS encoding DUF998 domain-containing protein, producing the protein MKTEKLLAAGILATPMFFVVALAQAFTKDGFDLREHMISQLALGPLGWIQIANFLVTGALFALVAVGLRRGLTTGIGRTWISRLVGVFAAGMIGAGVFVCDPYQGYPAGAAEAMTWHGTLHGVSAAVAGLALVAVLVIMARRFRAEQRTGAAVLSIVIAVVYVVLPASIPALTSITFPIASLLAWGWVAVFAAESRSELVVRPAVSAGQLQPA